In Massilia forsythiae, one DNA window encodes the following:
- the tcdA gene encoding tRNA cyclic N6-threonylcarbamoyladenosine(37) synthase TcdA, translated as MTFTSPSFIPAAGGDEVDFGRRFGGIARLYGERALERFRTAHVCVVGVGGVGSWIVEALARSAVGRLTLIDLDNVAESNINRQLQALSSTIGMPKIEALKQRIALINPYCEVDLVEDFIDPDNIAQMIGEGRFDYVVDAIDNVKAKAALIAYCSERRIPLIVIGGAGGQLDPTKIEVRDLARTEQEPLLKKVRKVLRAHYGFARGEKNKYHIDAVFSMEPLRYPEAQDACAIDPGTITGLNCAGFGSSMVVTATFGMVAAGHLLLRLAGQVEAAVQPDAGQREEALLS; from the coding sequence ATGACATTCACTTCTCCTTCCTTCATTCCGGCGGCCGGCGGCGACGAGGTCGACTTCGGCCGCCGCTTCGGCGGCATCGCCCGCCTGTATGGCGAGCGTGCCCTGGAACGCTTCCGCACGGCGCACGTTTGCGTGGTCGGCGTCGGCGGCGTCGGGTCCTGGATCGTCGAGGCGCTGGCGCGCAGCGCGGTCGGCCGCCTGACCCTGATCGACCTGGACAACGTGGCCGAGTCGAACATCAACCGCCAGCTGCAGGCGCTGTCCTCGACCATCGGCATGCCCAAGATCGAGGCGCTGAAGCAGCGCATCGCCCTGATCAACCCCTACTGCGAAGTCGACCTGGTCGAGGATTTCATCGACCCGGACAACATTGCGCAGATGATCGGCGAAGGCCGCTTCGACTACGTGGTCGACGCCATCGACAACGTCAAGGCCAAGGCCGCGCTGATCGCCTATTGCAGCGAACGCAGGATCCCCCTGATCGTGATCGGCGGCGCCGGCGGCCAGCTCGACCCGACCAAAATCGAGGTGCGCGACCTGGCCCGCACCGAGCAGGAACCGCTGCTCAAGAAGGTGCGCAAGGTCTTGCGCGCGCACTACGGTTTCGCGCGCGGCGAAAAGAACAAGTACCACATCGACGCCGTGTTCTCGATGGAGCCGCTGCGCTATCCGGAAGCGCAAGACGCCTGCGCGATCGATCCCGGCACGATCACCGGCCTGAACTGCGCCGGCTTCGGCTCCAGCATGGTGGTCACCGCCACCTTCGGCATGGTGGCCGCCGGCCACCTGCTGCTGCGCCTGGCCGGCCAGGTCGAGGCAGCCGTGCAACCCGATGCTGGGCAACGGGAAGAGGCCTTGCTATCATAG
- a CDS encoding ArsR/SmtB family transcription factor produces the protein MPPDIDHLVDEVADLFHLLGDPTRLRIVLSCLAQPTAVGDIAAALDLSSSLVSHHLRLLRAARIVKAERQGKQVFYAAADAHISSLLTNMFEHIAEPTTGLDA, from the coding sequence ATGCCACCCGATATCGATCACCTGGTCGACGAAGTCGCCGACCTGTTCCACCTGCTGGGCGACCCGACCCGCCTGCGCATCGTGCTGTCCTGCCTGGCGCAGCCGACCGCGGTGGGCGACATCGCCGCCGCCCTGGATCTCTCCAGTTCGCTGGTCAGCCACCACCTGCGCCTGCTGCGCGCGGCGCGCATCGTGAAGGCCGAGCGCCAGGGCAAGCAGGTGTTCTACGCGGCCGCCGACGCCCACATCAGCAGCCTGCTCACGAACATGTTCGAACACATCGCCGAACCCACCACAGGACTTGACGCATGA
- a CDS encoding M16 family metallopeptidase encodes MPKHPSAPASPVDTLCRLSAACATCLALALPAQAQSTPAALAAPTAPAAPALTDPLPVNPALKLGKLDNGLTYYIQKNAKPAQRVELRLVVKAGSILEDDDQRGLAHFIEHMGFNGSTHFRKHELVSYLQSIGVRFGADLNAQTGFDSTIYMLPIPTDKPDNLERGFQVLEDWAHGMALGTQEIDDERSIILEEKRLRSGYGARWLEAALPKLANGARYQDRLPIGTEDSILHSRPDALRRFYADWYRPDLMAVIVVGDIDPAEAERMVRRHFSTLAMPSKPRALPLTPLPPLGAPEALVFLDREAPNSSVQLIYSLYRRRPDATVGDYRQDLVRRLFAGMMGMRMARQIQLAEPPFVQGFAGETGVPFGINQRQYAAGATVGKAGVDAAIDALVQQNQRARQFGFSESELDVAKRSVLAAYDYGYRSRDTRDSAQVLAEYIRNFLTGEAIPGSENEYGYAKAFMPGVTLEEVNAYARTVIPATAPKTVLYTSNSANAQTAPTGPALLARVDAAQTLPVEKTIDKPVVGKLMSYKPEPGAIVAQSRDEALGLTRLTLSNGVKVVLKPTGFSKDSVQMAAVRPGGQMLFPDADKTAARFAAAVQGAMGVASYSPSDLRNVLAGRNVTAGAGMSNYADFLNGRSSSEDVETLLQLNYLAMTNPRRDENLFRGFVGRSAEQVQGRAAVPEARFADARLQALYGGHPRVELQPRPADFETLNLDRTLTLFRSRMASAKGMTFFFVGDFDVEAIKPLLATYVATLPVTDLALHYRDPGIRQVPGVVRKQFKAGLEQKSIVSVDFSGDVPYSKDESTAFRVLLGVLNLRITDALREKQKLIYSGSAGGRYEMIPRGAYSLAIQLPTAPQNVEKVEAGLWAEIARLQDQGPSAEDLDKVKQALLQGYRKSMRENGYWLQTMQTAVLEGSDVHDILTLEQRVDAVTAARVQAAARRFLNRQQYVEMVLEPEA; translated from the coding sequence ATGCCCAAGCATCCCTCCGCGCCGGCGTCGCCCGTCGACACCCTATGCCGGTTGTCCGCCGCCTGCGCGACTTGCCTGGCGCTGGCCCTGCCGGCGCAGGCGCAATCCACGCCGGCCGCGCTTGCTGCGCCTACTGCGCCTGCCGCCCCGGCGCTGACCGATCCGCTGCCGGTCAACCCGGCACTCAAGCTGGGCAAGCTGGACAACGGCCTGACCTACTACATCCAGAAGAACGCCAAACCGGCCCAGCGCGTCGAACTGCGGCTGGTCGTGAAAGCCGGCTCGATCCTGGAAGACGACGACCAGCGCGGCCTGGCCCATTTCATCGAGCACATGGGCTTCAACGGCAGCACCCATTTCAGGAAGCACGAACTGGTGTCCTACCTGCAGTCGATCGGCGTGCGCTTCGGCGCCGACCTGAACGCCCAGACCGGCTTCGATTCGACCATCTACATGCTGCCGATCCCGACCGACAAGCCGGACAACCTGGAGCGGGGTTTCCAGGTGCTGGAAGACTGGGCCCACGGCATGGCCCTCGGAACCCAGGAAATCGATGACGAGCGCAGCATCATCCTCGAGGAAAAGCGCCTGCGCAGCGGCTACGGCGCGCGCTGGCTGGAAGCGGCCTTGCCCAAGTTGGCCAACGGCGCTCGCTACCAGGACCGCCTGCCGATCGGCACCGAGGACTCGATCCTGCACAGCCGCCCCGACGCACTGCGCCGCTTCTATGCCGACTGGTACCGCCCCGACCTGATGGCGGTGATCGTGGTCGGCGACATCGATCCGGCTGAGGCCGAGCGCATGGTGCGGCGCCATTTCTCCACCCTGGCGATGCCGAGCAAACCGCGTGCGCTTCCGCTCACGCCGCTGCCGCCGCTGGGCGCGCCCGAGGCGCTGGTATTCCTCGACCGGGAAGCGCCCAACAGCAGCGTGCAGCTGATCTATTCGCTGTACCGGCGCCGGCCGGACGCCACGGTCGGCGACTATCGCCAGGACCTGGTGCGGCGCCTGTTCGCCGGCATGATGGGCATGCGCATGGCGCGCCAGATCCAGCTGGCCGAACCGCCGTTCGTGCAGGGCTTCGCCGGCGAGACCGGCGTGCCGTTCGGAATCAACCAGCGCCAGTACGCCGCCGGCGCCACGGTGGGCAAGGCCGGCGTGGATGCCGCCATCGATGCGCTGGTGCAGCAGAACCAGCGCGCGCGCCAGTTCGGCTTCAGCGAGTCGGAACTGGATGTGGCCAAGCGCAGCGTGCTGGCCGCCTACGACTACGGTTACCGCTCGCGCGACACGCGCGATTCGGCGCAGGTGCTGGCCGAATACATCCGCAACTTCCTCACCGGCGAGGCGATTCCCGGCAGCGAGAACGAATACGGCTACGCCAAGGCCTTCATGCCGGGCGTGACGCTGGAGGAAGTCAACGCCTATGCCAGGACGGTCATCCCGGCGACGGCGCCGAAGACGGTGCTGTACACCAGCAACAGCGCCAACGCGCAAACCGCGCCGACCGGCCCGGCCCTGCTGGCGCGGGTGGACGCCGCGCAAACGCTGCCGGTGGAAAAGACCATCGACAAGCCGGTGGTCGGCAAGCTGATGAGCTACAAGCCGGAGCCGGGCGCCATCGTCGCGCAAAGCCGGGACGAAGCGCTCGGCCTGACCCGGCTGACGCTGTCGAACGGCGTCAAGGTGGTGCTCAAGCCGACCGGGTTCAGCAAGGACAGCGTGCAGATGGCGGCGGTGCGTCCCGGCGGCCAGATGCTGTTCCCGGACGCCGACAAGACCGCGGCGCGCTTCGCGGCGGCGGTGCAGGGGGCGATGGGCGTGGCCTCGTACAGCCCGTCCGACCTGCGCAACGTGCTGGCGGGCAGGAACGTCACCGCCGGTGCCGGCATGAGCAACTATGCCGATTTCTTGAACGGGCGCAGCAGCAGCGAGGACGTCGAGACGCTGCTGCAGCTGAACTACCTGGCGATGACCAATCCGCGCCGCGACGAAAACCTGTTCCGCGGCTTCGTCGGCCGCAGCGCCGAGCAAGTGCAGGGCCGCGCCGCCGTGCCCGAGGCGCGCTTCGCCGATGCGCGCCTGCAGGCGCTGTACGGCGGCCACCCGCGCGTCGAGCTGCAGCCGCGTCCGGCGGACTTCGAGACCCTGAACCTGGACCGCACCCTGACCCTGTTCCGCTCGCGCATGGCCAGCGCCAAGGGCATGACCTTCTTCTTCGTCGGCGACTTCGACGTCGAGGCCATCAAGCCGCTGCTGGCGACCTACGTGGCGACCCTGCCGGTGACCGACCTGGCGCTGCACTACCGCGACCCGGGCATCCGCCAGGTGCCGGGCGTGGTGCGCAAGCAATTCAAGGCCGGCCTGGAGCAGAAGAGCATCGTCAGCGTCGACTTCAGCGGCGACGTGCCGTATTCGAAGGACGAGTCGACGGCGTTCCGCGTCCTGCTCGGCGTGCTCAACCTGCGCATCACCGACGCGCTGCGCGAAAAGCAGAAGCTGATCTACAGCGGCAGCGCCGGCGGCAGGTACGAGATGATCCCGCGCGGCGCCTATTCCCTGGCGATCCAGCTGCCGACCGCCCCGCAGAACGTGGAAAAGGTGGAGGCCGGCCTGTGGGCCGAGATCGCGCGCCTGCAGGACCAGGGGCCGAGCGCGGAAGACCTGGACAAGGTCAAGCAGGCACTGCTGCAGGGTTACCGCAAGTCGATGCGCGAGAACGGCTACTGGCTGCAAACCATGCAGACGGCGGTGCTGGAAGGCAGCGACGTGCACGATATCCTGACGCTGGAACAGCGCGTCGATGCGGTGACGGCGGCGCGGGTGCAGGCGGCCGCCAGGCGCTTCCTGAACCGCCAGCAGTACGTGGAGATGGTGCTCGAGCCGGAAGCGTGA
- the pdxH gene encoding pyridoxamine 5'-phosphate oxidase: protein MAVLKHCHGRIRKQLATLEKLLAHLPGHGADEQARQAAGAVLKYFDKAAHLHHDDEEQDLIPMLHATAQGEDAATLAALAPSILQDHKDMDAMWQDLHEQLRAIADGSGAWLAANTVQRFVASYQSHMEREEGTMAPMALRLFSAQQMAQLGQAMRRRRGIGAEGGAACAGAPPADGVESAGAASAAAAPATAATVVGGSAIGEQVAGLRKDYGQAVLDENDVADDPIDQFTRWFEQALKAQVNEPNAMSVATVDGDGRPTSRIVLIKQFDARGFAWYTNYDSQKGRQLAHNPFAALLFFWTELERQVRIEGRVERTSAAESDKYFNSRPLKSRLSAIASAQSAPIASRAALEDNYEAVARQAGDEPARPDHWGGFRLVPERIEFWQGRRSRFHDRIVYTRRADGGWTRERLQP, encoded by the coding sequence ATCGCGGTCCTGAAACATTGCCATGGACGCATCCGCAAGCAGCTGGCCACCCTGGAAAAGCTGCTGGCCCACCTGCCCGGCCACGGCGCCGACGAGCAGGCGCGCCAGGCCGCCGGCGCGGTGCTGAAGTACTTCGACAAGGCGGCGCACCTGCACCACGACGACGAGGAACAGGACTTGATCCCGATGCTGCACGCCACCGCGCAAGGCGAGGATGCGGCCACGCTGGCGGCGCTGGCGCCGTCGATCCTGCAGGACCACAAGGACATGGACGCGATGTGGCAAGACCTGCACGAGCAGCTGCGCGCCATTGCCGACGGCAGCGGCGCCTGGCTCGCGGCCAACACCGTGCAGCGCTTCGTCGCCAGTTACCAGAGCCACATGGAGCGCGAGGAAGGCACGATGGCGCCGATGGCGCTGCGCCTGTTCAGCGCGCAGCAGATGGCGCAGCTGGGCCAGGCCATGCGCCGGCGGCGCGGGATCGGTGCGGAGGGTGGCGCGGCCTGCGCCGGCGCGCCGCCAGCGGACGGCGTGGAATCGGCTGGCGCAGCATCGGCTGCCGCAGCACCGGCTACCGCAGCCACGGTCGTGGGCGGCAGCGCCATCGGCGAGCAGGTGGCCGGCCTGCGCAAGGACTACGGCCAGGCCGTGCTGGACGAGAACGACGTGGCCGACGACCCGATCGACCAGTTCACGCGCTGGTTCGAGCAGGCGCTCAAGGCGCAAGTCAACGAGCCGAACGCGATGAGCGTGGCCACCGTGGACGGCGACGGCCGCCCGACCTCGCGCATCGTGTTAATCAAACAGTTCGACGCGCGCGGCTTCGCCTGGTACACCAACTACGACAGCCAGAAGGGACGGCAACTGGCGCACAACCCGTTCGCGGCGCTGCTGTTCTTCTGGACTGAACTTGAACGGCAGGTGCGGATCGAAGGAAGAGTGGAACGCACCAGTGCGGCGGAAAGCGACAAGTATTTCAACAGCCGCCCGCTGAAGAGCCGCCTGTCGGCGATCGCGTCGGCACAGAGCGCCCCCATCGCCAGCCGCGCCGCCCTCGAAGACAACTACGAGGCGGTGGCGCGCCAGGCCGGCGACGAACCGGCGCGGCCGGATCATTGGGGCGGCTTCCGCCTGGTGCCGGAACGCATCGAATTCTGGCAGGGACGGCGCTCGCGCTTCCACGACCGCATCGTGTACACGCGCCGGGCGGACGGCGGCTGGACGCGCGAGCGCCTGCAGCCTTGA
- a CDS encoding cation diffusion facilitator family transporter produces MSHQHAHDHGHGHGHHHHHADPADAGRAFALAIGLNIAFVAVEFVYGFIANSTALMADAGHNLSDVLGLGLAWGAALLTRRAPTRRFTYGLRGSSIVAALLNALLLMVACGAIAWEAVLRFAHPEPVAGSTVSIVALVGVAINGFSAWLFMSGSKDDINVRGAYQHMAADAALSLGVVVSGLVVMYTGWSWLDPAVSLVIVVIIVAATWSLLKESVQMALAGVPAGVDAPAVKAFLAAQPGVTEVHDLHIWGMSTTETALTAHLVMPGGYPGDAEIDAIVAALRADFSIHHCTLQVEQGTTKHGACALHGGEQHGHDHDHDHDHRHDHGHDRRGHAHS; encoded by the coding sequence ATGAGCCACCAGCACGCCCACGACCATGGCCACGGCCATGGACACCACCACCACCACGCCGACCCGGCGGACGCCGGGCGCGCCTTCGCGTTGGCGATCGGCCTGAACATCGCCTTCGTCGCGGTCGAATTCGTGTACGGCTTCATCGCCAATTCGACCGCGCTGATGGCCGACGCCGGCCACAACCTGTCCGACGTGCTCGGCCTCGGCCTGGCCTGGGGCGCGGCCCTGCTCACCAGGCGCGCGCCGACGCGCCGCTTCACCTACGGCCTGCGCGGCAGCTCGATCGTGGCCGCCCTGCTGAATGCCCTGCTGCTGATGGTGGCCTGCGGCGCCATCGCCTGGGAAGCGGTGCTGCGCTTCGCCCATCCGGAACCGGTGGCCGGCAGCACGGTGTCGATCGTGGCGCTGGTCGGCGTCGCCATCAACGGCTTCTCGGCCTGGCTGTTCATGTCCGGCAGCAAGGACGACATCAACGTGCGCGGCGCCTACCAGCACATGGCCGCCGACGCCGCGCTGTCGCTGGGCGTGGTCGTGTCGGGGCTGGTGGTCATGTATACCGGCTGGAGCTGGCTCGATCCGGCGGTGAGCCTGGTCATCGTGGTGATCATCGTGGCCGCCACCTGGTCGCTGCTGAAGGAATCGGTGCAGATGGCGCTGGCGGGCGTGCCGGCCGGCGTCGACGCGCCGGCGGTCAAGGCCTTCCTGGCGGCGCAGCCCGGCGTGACCGAGGTGCACGACCTGCACATCTGGGGCATGAGCACCACCGAGACCGCGCTGACGGCGCACCTGGTGATGCCGGGCGGCTACCCGGGCGACGCCGAGATCGACGCCATCGTGGCGGCACTACGCGCGGATTTCTCGATCCACCATTGCACGCTGCAGGTGGAGCAAGGCACGACCAAGCACGGCGCGTGCGCATTGCATGGCGGAGAGCAGCACGGCCACGATCACGATCACGATCATGACCACCGCCATGATCATGGCCACGATCGTAGGGGTCATGCACATTCGTAG
- a CDS encoding SAM-dependent methyltransferase: protein MFDQLKLSAWTSAIRGKVNLPLRVELWNGHRFDFSAQAPRVTIRVPNPGGLRYLLSPSLGGLGEAYVEGALEIEGRAADMIRIGSALAGTSGKPPRAGSPGRRLLDALLASPHTRAGDAQAIRYHYDVSNAFYGHFLDPAMVYSCAYFENGDEDLATAQCKKIDHILTKIDLRPGQTLLDIGCGWGALVLRAAERFGACCTGVTLSRNQYDLACERIARAGLQGSVEVRLQDYRDVDGRFDRITSVGMFEHVGVQHLTDYFARIERLLAADGVVMNHGITTTDVAQRASPHGSGRFIGKYVFPHGELAHLSTVVRSMQEGGLEVRDVENLRRHYARTCALWTENFENNAARIRELADPKTFRIWHVYLAGCAHAFTQDWIGLYQIVCGKAGQDPGQIPWSRRGMYR from the coding sequence GTGTTCGACCAGCTCAAGCTGTCCGCCTGGACCAGCGCCATCCGCGGCAAGGTCAACCTGCCCTTGCGCGTGGAGCTGTGGAACGGCCACCGTTTCGATTTTTCCGCGCAAGCGCCGCGTGTGACGATCCGGGTGCCGAACCCGGGCGGCTTGCGTTACCTGCTGTCGCCTTCGCTCGGCGGCCTGGGCGAAGCCTACGTCGAAGGCGCGCTCGAGATCGAGGGCCGCGCGGCCGACATGATCCGCATCGGCAGCGCGCTGGCCGGCACCAGCGGCAAGCCGCCGCGCGCCGGTTCTCCCGGCCGGCGCCTGCTCGATGCGCTGCTCGCTTCGCCGCACACGCGCGCCGGCGACGCCCAGGCGATCCGCTATCACTACGACGTCTCGAATGCGTTCTACGGCCATTTCCTGGACCCGGCCATGGTGTATTCCTGCGCCTATTTCGAGAATGGCGACGAAGATCTGGCCACCGCGCAGTGCAAGAAGATCGACCACATCCTGACCAAGATCGACCTGCGGCCGGGGCAGACGCTGCTCGACATCGGCTGCGGCTGGGGCGCGCTGGTGCTGCGCGCCGCCGAGCGCTTCGGCGCGTGCTGCACCGGCGTGACGCTGTCCAGGAACCAGTACGACCTGGCCTGCGAACGCATCGCACGCGCCGGCCTGCAGGGCAGCGTCGAGGTGCGCCTGCAGGATTACCGCGACGTCGACGGGCGCTTCGACCGCATCACCAGCGTCGGCATGTTCGAGCACGTCGGCGTGCAGCACCTGACCGATTATTTCGCGCGCATCGAGCGGCTGCTGGCGGCCGACGGCGTCGTCATGAACCACGGCATCACCACCACCGACGTCGCCCAGCGCGCCAGTCCACACGGCAGCGGCAGGTTCATCGGCAAGTACGTGTTCCCGCACGGCGAACTGGCGCACCTGTCGACCGTGGTGCGCAGCATGCAGGAAGGCGGCCTCGAAGTGCGCGACGTGGAAAACCTGCGCCGCCACTACGCACGCACCTGCGCCCTGTGGACCGAGAACTTCGAGAACAACGCCGCGCGCATCCGCGAGCTGGCCGATCCGAAGACCTTCCGCATCTGGCACGTCTACCTGGCCGGGTGCGCGCACGCGTTCACGCAGGACTGGATCGGCCTGTACCAGATCGTGTGCGGCAAGGCGGGGCAGGATCCGGGGCAGATACCTTGGTCGCGCCGCGGCATGTATCGCTGA
- the msrA gene encoding peptide-methionine (S)-S-oxide reductase MsrA: MSQQANEVAILGGGCFWCLEAVYLEVRGVTRVESGYMGGTSPDPTYEQVCSGTTGHAEVVRLVFDPGVIAYRDLLEIFFTIHDPTTPDRQGKDVGTQYRSVIFTTSPQQEAMAKQVMAGMASVWDAPLVTQLLPAATWHKAEDHHQNYVARHPFQGYCALVVAPKVDKVRAMFADHIR; this comes from the coding sequence ATGAGTCAGCAAGCGAACGAAGTGGCGATCCTGGGCGGCGGCTGCTTCTGGTGCCTGGAGGCGGTCTACCTGGAGGTGCGCGGGGTGACCCGGGTCGAGTCGGGCTACATGGGCGGCACGTCCCCCGACCCGACCTACGAACAAGTATGCTCAGGCACGACCGGACACGCGGAAGTGGTGCGCCTGGTCTTCGATCCCGGCGTGATCGCCTACCGCGACCTCCTGGAAATCTTTTTTACCATCCACGACCCGACCACGCCGGACCGCCAGGGCAAGGACGTCGGCACCCAGTACCGCTCGGTGATCTTCACCACCTCGCCGCAGCAGGAAGCGATGGCGAAGCAGGTGATGGCCGGGATGGCGTCGGTGTGGGACGCGCCGCTCGTCACCCAGCTGTTGCCGGCCGCAACCTGGCACAAGGCCGAGGATCATCACCAGAATTACGTTGCCCGGCACCCGTTCCAGGGATATTGCGCCCTCGTGGTCGCGCCCAAGGTGGACAAGGTGCGCGCCATGTTCGCCGACCATATCCGGTAG
- a CDS encoding FKBP-type peptidyl-prolyl cis-trans isomerase, which translates to MIRRIALMSLLAAAAAAGAQNNVQTAPQASAPAAAAESAAVPAAAQDTVQNQVQTQAQSSATNPGSTQQTTDVPAQSGPQVQVTDHVVGKGREATIGSKVKVNYTGWFYKPLANKGRGRKFDSSLDAGREPLEFQVGARQVIKGWDQGVAGMKVGGKRTLIIPSDLAYGKRGAGGGSIPPDSDLIFDVELLDVK; encoded by the coding sequence ATGATCCGTCGTATCGCCCTTATGAGCCTGCTGGCGGCCGCCGCTGCGGCCGGCGCCCAGAACAACGTCCAGACCGCACCCCAGGCCAGCGCCCCGGCCGCGGCCGCCGAAAGCGCGGCGGTGCCGGCCGCGGCCCAGGATACGGTCCAGAACCAGGTCCAGACCCAGGCCCAGTCCAGCGCCACCAATCCCGGCAGCACCCAGCAGACCACCGACGTGCCGGCCCAGTCCGGCCCTCAGGTGCAGGTCACCGACCACGTGGTCGGCAAGGGCAGGGAAGCCACGATCGGCAGCAAGGTCAAGGTCAACTACACCGGCTGGTTCTACAAGCCGCTGGCGAACAAGGGGCGCGGGCGCAAGTTCGACTCGTCGCTGGACGCCGGCCGCGAGCCGCTGGAATTCCAGGTCGGCGCGCGCCAGGTCATCAAGGGCTGGGACCAGGGCGTGGCCGGCATGAAGGTGGGCGGCAAGCGCACCCTGATCATCCCGAGCGACCTCGCCTACGGCAAGCGCGGCGCCGGCGGCGGTTCGATCCCGCCGGATTCGGACCTGATCTTCGACGTCGAACTGCTGGACGTGAAGTAA
- the cysK gene encoding cysteine synthase A produces the protein MRIANDVTELIGNTPLVRIRRMGQDADGGAQLLAKLEFYNPAHSVKDRIGRSMIEAAERAGKIGPDTVIVEPTSGNTGIALAMVCAARGYRCRLVMPDTMSGERRMLLRAYGAELVLTPGAEGMLGAIRRAEEIVAADPHCFMPQQFNNPANPDVHRRTTAEEIWRDTDGKVDILVAGVGTGGTITGVTEVIKARKPGFQAIAVEPQASPMLSKGTKGPHPIQGIGAGFVPQVLDTAAYDEVIAVSNEDAFATARAVAREEGLLVGISSGAALWAALQVARRPENAGKMIVTIIPSYGERYLSTALFADLAG, from the coding sequence ATGCGCATCGCCAACGACGTCACCGAACTGATCGGCAATACCCCGCTGGTGCGCATCCGCCGCATGGGGCAAGATGCGGACGGCGGCGCCCAACTCCTCGCCAAGCTGGAGTTCTATAATCCCGCGCACAGCGTGAAGGACCGCATCGGCCGGTCCATGATCGAGGCCGCCGAGCGGGCCGGCAAGATCGGCCCGGACACCGTCATCGTCGAACCCACCAGCGGCAACACCGGCATCGCGCTGGCGATGGTGTGCGCGGCGCGCGGCTACCGCTGCCGCCTGGTGATGCCGGACACCATGAGCGGCGAACGGCGCATGCTGCTGCGCGCCTACGGCGCCGAACTGGTGCTGACGCCCGGTGCGGAGGGCATGCTGGGCGCGATCCGCCGCGCCGAAGAGATCGTGGCGGCCGACCCGCACTGCTTCATGCCCCAGCAATTCAACAACCCCGCCAATCCGGACGTGCACCGCCGCACCACCGCCGAGGAAATCTGGCGCGATACCGACGGCAAGGTCGACATCCTGGTGGCGGGCGTCGGCACCGGCGGCACCATCACCGGCGTGACCGAGGTGATCAAGGCCAGGAAGCCCGGTTTCCAGGCGATCGCGGTGGAACCGCAAGCCTCGCCGATGCTCTCCAAGGGAACCAAGGGACCGCATCCGATCCAGGGCATCGGCGCCGGCTTCGTGCCGCAGGTGCTCGACACGGCCGCCTACGACGAGGTCATCGCCGTCAGCAACGAGGATGCCTTCGCCACCGCGCGCGCGGTGGCGCGCGAGGAAGGGCTGCTGGTCGGGATCTCGTCCGGCGCCGCGCTGTGGGCGGCGCTGCAGGTGGCCAGGCGGCCCGAGAACGCCGGCAAGATGATCGTGACGATCATTCCGTCGTACGGCGAGCGTTACCTGAGCACCGCGTTGTTCGCCGACCTGGCCGGGTGA